The proteins below are encoded in one region of Parvicella tangerina:
- the rpsI gene encoding 30S ribosomal protein S9 encodes MGVINTIGRRKSSVARIYLSEGKGNIVVNKKDYKEYFPIGTLQYKINQPFMLTETEGKFDVKVNVSGGGVNGQVEAVRLAISRALVEIDAENKPALKAEGLMTRDPRMVERKKPGQPKARKKFQFSKR; translated from the coding sequence ATGGGTGTAATTAATACTATTGGAAGAAGAAAATCATCTGTAGCCAGAATTTATCTGTCTGAAGGAAAAGGGAATATCGTAGTAAACAAAAAAGACTACAAAGAGTATTTTCCAATTGGAACGCTTCAGTATAAGATCAACCAACCGTTCATGTTAACAGAAACTGAAGGGAAGTTTGATGTTAAGGTAAATGTTTCTGGTGGAGGTGTTAATGGACAGGTTGAAGCAGTAAGACTTGCGATCTCAAGAGCGCTGGTTGAAATTGATGCTGAAAACAAACCTGCTCTAAAGGCAGAAGGATTGATGACGCGTGACCCAAGAATGGTTGAGCGTAAGAAGCCTGGACAGCCTAAAGCAAGAAAGAAATTCCAGTTTAGCAAGCGTTAA
- the rpsB gene encoding 30S ribosomal protein S2: MAKTNFEDLLKAGVHFGHLKSKWNPAMAPYVFGERKGIHIIDLNKTVKKIDEAANALQSIAKSGRKVLFVATKKQAQEILEERMKGTTMPYITERWPGGLLTNFKTTRRTIKKMSAIEKLITDKDNVNISKRERLQKSRQKAKLDKVFGNIVDMSRLPAAIFIVDIKKEAIALAEAKKLGIPVFAMVDTNSDPSDVEFVIPSNDDATKSIDLVVSVMADAIKEGLEERKAGKAKAAKEKEEAKAQEETAKAESAKEEEVEEATEEKTTAK, translated from the coding sequence ATGGCAAAGACTAACTTTGAAGACCTGCTTAAAGCAGGCGTGCACTTCGGGCACTTGAAAAGCAAATGGAATCCGGCAATGGCTCCTTACGTATTTGGAGAAAGAAAAGGGATTCACATCATCGACCTTAACAAAACGGTTAAGAAAATTGACGAAGCTGCAAACGCGCTTCAATCTATCGCAAAATCAGGTAGAAAAGTACTTTTCGTTGCAACTAAAAAGCAAGCACAAGAAATTCTTGAAGAAAGAATGAAAGGCACAACTATGCCTTACATCACTGAAAGATGGCCAGGTGGTTTGTTGACCAACTTCAAAACTACAAGAAGAACCATCAAGAAGATGAGTGCTATTGAGAAGTTGATCACAGACAAAGACAACGTAAACATTTCTAAAAGAGAGCGTCTTCAGAAATCAAGACAAAAAGCGAAACTGGATAAAGTGTTTGGAAACATTGTAGACATGAGCAGACTTCCTGCTGCGATCTTCATTGTAGACATCAAGAAAGAAGCAATTGCTCTTGCAGAAGCGAAAAAACTTGGCATTCCGGTTTTTGCTATGGTTGATACTAACTCTGATCCTAGTGATGTTGAATTTGTTATTCCTTCAAACGATGATGCAACTAAATCTATCGACTTGGTTGTTTCAGTGATGGCAGATGCTATTAAAGAAGGTCTAGAGGAAAGAAAAGCAGGAAAGGCAAAAGCTGCTAAAGAGAAAGAAGAAGCTAAAGCACAAGAAGAAACGGCTAAGGCAGAATCAGCTAAGGAAGAAGAAGTTGAAGAAGCTACTGAAGAGAAAACTACTGCAAAGTAA
- the tsf gene encoding translation elongation factor Ts: MAAITAKDVNELRKKTGAGMMDCKKALTEANGDMQEAMDLLRKKGQKIAAKRGDREASEGLVLAEANADGSKGYILSLNCETDFVAKNEDFGKLAKSFLDTAMSNNVEDKDALLALTVDGMTIADKITEQSGVIGEKLEIGDYGVVEAAKVVAYNHPGNQIASIVGLTADDVDAGRQVAMQVAAMAPVAVDENSVPQDIIEKELEIGKELAIQEGKPAEMAEKIAQGRLKKFFKETTLLNQQFIKDNKQTVKDFLKSQNADLTVTSFKRISLSV, encoded by the coding sequence ATGGCTGCAATTACTGCAAAAGACGTAAATGAATTAAGAAAAAAGACCGGAGCTGGAATGATGGACTGTAAGAAAGCGCTTACAGAAGCAAACGGTGATATGCAAGAAGCGATGGACCTTCTTAGAAAGAAAGGTCAGAAGATCGCTGCTAAAAGAGGAGATAGAGAAGCATCAGAAGGGTTGGTTCTAGCCGAAGCTAATGCTGACGGAAGCAAAGGATATATCCTTAGCCTAAACTGTGAAACTGACTTCGTTGCAAAAAATGAAGATTTCGGAAAGTTAGCTAAGAGCTTTTTAGATACGGCAATGTCAAACAATGTTGAAGACAAAGATGCTTTACTTGCGTTGACTGTTGACGGTATGACTATCGCTGATAAAATCACTGAGCAATCAGGTGTTATTGGTGAAAAGTTAGAAATTGGTGACTACGGTGTTGTTGAGGCTGCTAAAGTTGTTGCTTACAACCACCCAGGAAACCAAATCGCATCTATCGTTGGTTTGACTGCTGATGATGTTGACGCTGGAAGACAAGTTGCGATGCAAGTTGCTGCAATGGCTCCAGTTGCTGTAGATGAGAACTCCGTTCCTCAAGATATTATTGAGAAAGAATTGGAAATTGGTAAAGAGCTGGCTATTCAGGAAGGTAAACCAGCTGAAATGGCGGAAAAAATTGCTCAAGGAAGATTAAAGAAATTCTTCAAAGAGACAACGCTTCTTAACCAACAGTTCATTAAGGATAATAAGCAAACTGTGAAAGATTTCTTAAAGTCTCAAAATGCAGACCTAACTGTAACGAGCTTTAAACGCATCTCACTCTCAGTTTAA
- the pyrH gene encoding UMP kinase, whose translation MKYKRILLKLSGEALMGDKQFGIDNNRLMQYAQEIKSVAEAGVQVAIVIGGGNIFRGVQAEEGGMDRTQGDYMGMLATMINSMALQAAIESLGIQTRLQSAISMKEIAEPFIKRRAVRHLEKGRIVIFGAGTGNPFFTTDSAGALRAIEIEADVILKGTRVDGIYDMDPEKNPNAVKFQQITFDEAYAKGLNVMDMTAFTLCKENKMDLVVFDMNQPGNLMKVVEGESIGTTVEV comes from the coding sequence ATGAAATATAAAAGAATACTTCTTAAGCTAAGTGGTGAAGCGCTTATGGGAGATAAGCAATTCGGAATTGACAATAACCGACTGATGCAGTACGCTCAAGAGATCAAAAGCGTTGCAGAAGCTGGTGTTCAAGTGGCCATCGTGATTGGTGGTGGAAACATCTTTAGGGGTGTTCAAGCAGAAGAAGGTGGGATGGATCGCACCCAAGGAGACTACATGGGTATGTTAGCCACAATGATCAACAGCATGGCCTTGCAGGCAGCAATTGAATCTCTCGGTATTCAGACCCGTTTACAGTCGGCCATTTCTATGAAAGAAATTGCTGAACCCTTCATTAAACGAAGAGCAGTTAGGCATTTAGAAAAAGGAAGAATTGTCATTTTTGGAGCTGGTACAGGGAATCCTTTTTTCACAACGGATTCTGCTGGAGCACTTAGAGCAATTGAGATTGAAGCTGACGTGATCCTGAAAGGAACGAGGGTAGATGGAATCTATGACATGGATCCTGAAAAAAACCCTAATGCTGTGAAATTCCAACAAATCACCTTTGATGAAGCTTATGCGAAAGGACTGAACGTGATGGACATGACCGCATTCACCCTTTGCAAAGAAAATAAAATGGATTTAGTCGTTTTTGATATGAATCAACCCGGAAACTTAATGAAAGTTGTTGAGGGGGAAAGCATCGGAACAACCGTAGAAGTATAA
- the frr gene encoding ribosome recycling factor yields the protein MSEEVSMALSEAEDGMKSSIDHLTTELTKIRAGRATPSMLDTVRVDYYGSPTPLSQVGNVNTLDGRTLTVQPWEKSLLDEIAKGIMNANLGLNPQNNGEMIIISVPPLTEERRKDLVKHAKAEGENAKVSIRSKRKDANDFIKGLKNEGLSEDQVKDAEDSVQKLTDKYIARVDELVDAKEADIMKV from the coding sequence ATGAGTGAAGAAGTTTCAATGGCATTAAGCGAAGCTGAGGATGGAATGAAAAGTTCTATCGATCACCTTACAACAGAATTAACTAAGATTCGTGCAGGGAGAGCAACTCCCTCTATGCTTGATACGGTAAGAGTAGACTATTATGGAAGTCCTACACCTCTTAGTCAGGTAGGAAACGTAAATACGTTGGATGGACGAACATTGACCGTTCAACCCTGGGAAAAATCGTTACTTGATGAGATCGCTAAAGGGATCATGAATGCCAACCTCGGGCTCAACCCACAAAACAATGGTGAAATGATCATTATTTCAGTTCCACCTCTTACAGAGGAAAGGAGAAAAGATTTAGTGAAACATGCCAAAGCGGAAGGTGAAAATGCAAAGGTTAGTATTCGTTCGAAGCGTAAAGATGCGAATGACTTCATAAAAGGATTAAAAAACGAAGGCCTAAGTGAAGATCAGGTTAAGGACGCTGAAGATTCGGTTCAAAAGCTTACCGACAAATACATTGCCCGTGTAGACGAACTGGTAGATGCCAAGGAGGCTGACATCATGAAAGTTTAG
- the ccsA gene encoding cytochrome c biogenesis protein: MAKSSLLNTFISTRMMATLLLIFAVSIGSATFIEDYWDLEAAQRIVYHAWWFKTVILLLVVNFIGNIKRYQLLQRKKWSILLIHLGLIITIIGAAITHYFSFDGIVRVKEGEVVSKMWTMDPYFELQVINEESGKMYKHPMKLKPSSCPLLSNYFEFEIDPFQQGITKVEYVEFLQGRTLGAPIDSSENGINTLELVFEGMKSEYIPEGTYLEKDGYVLTYNNPQPDAINITGKDESLEIDFPEDVNRLSMETQLMDTLFAGKHPFKKRHLHSLPGLNIVLKAFHYKFDRPVVESDDGQDILKVKITHNGDSRTVSLWGGKDVPVQPEPYVIGGETFFLRFGKIEMELPFSIRLDDFILGTYPGSNRHSSYRSEVSVYPKGANPLESGEQYSIYMNNVLDYEGYRVFQESFDEVDGVQMSQFRVNYDYWGTKVTYLGYIVLSIGFIFSLFNKNSRFLELGKKLGKNKSKTALFTGLFALTSFSVFGQQDYKPVSQEHCDKFNELLVMSYTERIEPCNSLAYDLIRKLARKDAWNVEGTNFKLSPEQILLDMFIEPGFWADQKVIKFKAQTGLGKDLNVEGNFMSFTDLYDILDDSTSQYVQPKTFQIEHNGQQVSCTFDSLVSWAESKPMSKRNTYDKEVLKLNDKIGIFWQATQGHLLKIIPVKTSDKIKWVSWFDEEANIDFSQGNLAGGKKLTGAMLIRTYLNTLIEGKSTGDYSGADQVLDIIKIYQRKVYESKPGDLPSEELVALEIAYNKFNLFNRLRNIYSLLGLLLIPLTLIQRLGKNDRRWLKILINILIGVFALCFLAHTANLALRWYIIGHAPWSDGYEALTMIAWGVTLAGLVFTRYSKIVTGATALMAFLILMTAGHSQYDPQMSDLEPVLKSYWLNIHVAAITLSYSFFGLGFILSLINLGMMAFRSKKDLKNSNTIIAELSNVNEMTLTIGLVLATIGTFLGGVWANESWGRYWAWDAKEVWALVIVLVYAVVLHMRFVPGLRGKYALNLATLWSFSTVIMTFVGVNYYLTKGLHSYARGDAPAFAWWVWLIIFGLIGLSIFAWVKEKRIKKTKT, from the coding sequence ATGGCAAAATCAAGTCTTCTCAATACGTTTATTTCTACCCGAATGATGGCAACATTACTGTTGATTTTTGCAGTAAGTATAGGGTCAGCAACGTTTATTGAGGACTATTGGGATCTTGAGGCCGCACAGCGAATTGTGTATCATGCGTGGTGGTTTAAAACCGTTATTTTACTCTTAGTCGTAAATTTTATCGGGAACATTAAAAGGTATCAGTTGCTTCAACGAAAAAAATGGTCTATCCTCCTCATTCATCTCGGTTTGATTATCACGATTATTGGTGCTGCGATCACCCATTATTTTAGTTTTGACGGTATTGTGCGTGTAAAGGAAGGAGAAGTTGTTTCCAAAATGTGGACCATGGATCCATACTTTGAGTTACAGGTGATCAATGAAGAATCAGGGAAAATGTACAAGCACCCGATGAAGTTGAAGCCCAGTAGTTGTCCTCTTTTAAGCAACTATTTTGAGTTTGAGATAGATCCTTTCCAACAAGGGATTACAAAGGTTGAATATGTAGAATTTTTGCAAGGAAGAACTCTAGGCGCTCCAATCGACAGCTCAGAAAATGGAATCAATACGCTTGAGTTAGTCTTTGAAGGTATGAAGTCAGAGTATATTCCTGAAGGCACCTACTTAGAAAAGGATGGATACGTGCTAACGTATAATAATCCACAACCAGATGCCATTAATATTACGGGTAAAGATGAGTCTCTCGAAATTGACTTTCCTGAAGATGTCAATAGACTAAGTATGGAGACCCAGTTGATGGACACACTATTTGCTGGCAAACATCCCTTCAAAAAGCGTCATCTTCATAGCTTACCTGGGTTGAACATCGTCTTAAAAGCTTTCCATTATAAATTTGATCGACCAGTAGTTGAATCAGATGATGGTCAGGATATTCTTAAAGTAAAAATAACGCATAACGGAGATAGCAGAACTGTAAGTCTTTGGGGAGGAAAAGATGTTCCTGTTCAGCCAGAGCCTTACGTTATCGGTGGTGAAACCTTCTTCCTTCGTTTTGGTAAAATCGAAATGGAACTTCCCTTTTCGATTCGATTAGATGATTTTATTCTGGGGACTTATCCTGGTTCAAATAGACATAGTTCTTATCGAAGCGAAGTGAGTGTTTATCCTAAAGGGGCGAACCCTCTTGAATCAGGGGAACAATATTCTATCTATATGAACAACGTTCTTGATTACGAAGGATATCGGGTTTTTCAAGAATCTTTTGATGAAGTAGATGGCGTTCAAATGTCTCAGTTCAGAGTGAACTATGATTACTGGGGGACGAAAGTCACTTACCTTGGCTATATCGTATTATCCATCGGGTTTATTTTCAGCCTGTTTAATAAAAACTCAAGATTCCTGGAATTGGGAAAAAAGCTCGGCAAAAACAAATCGAAGACTGCACTATTCACAGGACTTTTTGCTCTAACAAGTTTCTCAGTGTTTGGCCAGCAGGACTACAAACCAGTATCTCAGGAACACTGTGATAAATTCAATGAGCTGCTGGTAATGTCATATACGGAGCGTATTGAACCGTGCAATAGTCTAGCTTATGACCTGATCAGAAAACTAGCAAGAAAAGATGCTTGGAATGTAGAAGGAACTAACTTCAAGCTTTCCCCTGAGCAAATTTTGTTGGATATGTTCATTGAACCCGGTTTCTGGGCTGATCAAAAAGTCATTAAGTTCAAAGCACAAACCGGACTGGGAAAAGACCTAAACGTTGAGGGTAATTTTATGTCCTTTACGGATCTATACGACATTTTAGATGATTCTACTTCTCAATATGTTCAGCCCAAGACATTTCAAATTGAACATAATGGTCAACAGGTTTCCTGCACTTTTGACTCATTAGTAAGCTGGGCAGAGTCAAAACCCATGAGCAAGCGGAACACCTATGATAAAGAGGTGCTAAAGCTCAATGATAAAATTGGCATTTTCTGGCAGGCAACTCAGGGGCACTTACTTAAAATCATTCCCGTAAAAACCAGTGACAAAATCAAGTGGGTAAGTTGGTTTGATGAAGAAGCCAATATCGATTTTTCTCAAGGGAACCTTGCGGGTGGGAAAAAACTTACAGGAGCCATGCTGATTAGGACTTACTTGAACACCTTGATTGAAGGGAAGTCCACAGGAGATTATAGTGGTGCTGATCAGGTACTTGATATCATTAAGATCTACCAACGTAAAGTTTATGAATCAAAACCAGGTGACCTTCCATCTGAAGAACTGGTTGCCTTAGAAATTGCCTACAACAAATTCAATCTTTTTAATCGCCTTCGGAACATCTATAGTTTATTAGGCCTTCTTTTGATCCCGTTAACCTTAATTCAGCGTCTTGGCAAGAATGATCGTAGATGGCTCAAGATCTTGATCAATATCTTAATTGGTGTTTTTGCTTTGTGCTTTTTAGCTCATACAGCAAACCTTGCTTTGAGGTGGTACATTATCGGTCATGCTCCCTGGAGTGACGGTTACGAAGCATTAACAATGATCGCATGGGGGGTAACACTCGCAGGGTTGGTATTTACCAGATACTCCAAAATTGTTACGGGTGCAACAGCGCTAATGGCATTCTTAATTTTGATGACTGCTGGCCACTCTCAGTACGACCCTCAAATGAGTGACTTAGAACCTGTGTTAAAATCCTACTGGCTCAATATTCACGTTGCGGCAATTACCTTGAGCTACAGTTTCTTCGGTCTTGGTTTTATCTTAAGTTTGATTAACTTAGGAATGATGGCATTTAGATCCAAGAAAGACTTAAAAAATAGCAATACGATTATTGCTGAATTAAGCAATGTCAATGAAATGACGTTAACGATAGGACTCGTTTTAGCCACCATAGGAACATTCCTAGGAGGTGTATGGGCGAATGAAAGCTGGGGAAGATATTGGGCTTGGGATGCCAAAGAAGTTTGGGCCCTCGTGATTGTTCTTGTTTACGCAGTAGTTCTTCACATGAGGTTTGTACCTGGCCTCAGAGGCAAGTATGCGTTAAACCTAGCCACTCTTTGGTCATTCAGTACAGTGATTATGACTTTTGTGGGAGTAAATTACTACTTGACTAAAGGGCTTCATAGCTATGCGCGCGGTGATGCACCCGCTTTTGCCTGGTGGGTTTGGCTAATTATATTTGGTCTTATTGGACTTAGTATATTTGCCTGGGTCAAAGAAAAAAGAATCAAAAAAACGAAAACTTAA
- a CDS encoding enoyl-CoA hydratase/isomerase family protein, translating to MSTDAINQGDVTFSTDEKGITTIEFFHPLSNSLPGRVLGKLADTITQLGQDDNTKVIILKSAGDRAFCAGASFDELISIDNLETGKIFFSGFANVINAARKCPKLIIGRVQGKAVGGGVGMASAVDYCFATKFASVKLSELAIGIGPFVVGPAVERKVGTSTMSMMAINATEWYSAEWAREKGLYANIYESADEMDTAIAELADKLANSNPEAMRLLKKVFWEGTENWDDLLSERAAMSGRLVLSEFTKNAINKFKKK from the coding sequence ATGAGTACAGACGCTATCAATCAGGGAGATGTAACCTTCTCCACAGACGAAAAAGGAATTACAACCATTGAATTCTTTCACCCATTGAGTAATTCATTACCTGGAAGAGTGCTTGGCAAACTAGCCGATACAATTACTCAACTTGGTCAGGATGATAACACAAAAGTGATCATTTTAAAATCCGCGGGTGATCGGGCTTTTTGTGCTGGAGCTAGCTTTGATGAATTGATCTCAATTGACAATCTGGAAACGGGTAAAATCTTTTTCTCTGGATTTGCGAATGTTATTAATGCTGCTCGTAAATGTCCGAAGTTGATCATTGGTCGAGTACAAGGCAAGGCTGTTGGTGGTGGAGTTGGCATGGCTAGTGCGGTTGACTATTGTTTCGCTACTAAATTTGCTTCGGTTAAGTTAAGTGAACTCGCTATTGGAATTGGTCCTTTTGTTGTTGGACCAGCCGTTGAACGAAAAGTTGGGACATCAACAATGAGCATGATGGCAATCAATGCCACTGAATGGTATTCTGCTGAATGGGCAAGAGAAAAAGGCCTTTATGCGAATATTTATGAATCAGCCGATGAAATGGACACGGCAATTGCTGAACTTGCTGATAAATTAGCCAATTCAAACCCAGAGGCAATGAGACTACTCAAAAAAGTCTTTTGGGAAGGAACAGAAAACTGGGATGACCTTTTGAGTGAAAGAGCAGCAATGAGCGGTAGGCTGGTGCTTTCTGAATTCACGAAAAATGCGATCAATAAATTCAAAAAGAAATAA
- a CDS encoding YqaE/Pmp3 family membrane protein, translated as MKNTNFFAVLLSAIILASCGTSHDVVDGGIFQKRKYNKGFHISKKSKVSTPSGEAEIDIASTSVEKVEIKSGKIITTPITNADVAVEDLQETTNEQTTKEQQAAEKSDLNDIKSSNTFSSKNEVSSKVKPRFLRKGFRSSPSKGSKLSINQGSNISAEKETADNTLLLVIIAFFIPFLAVALYDGITIRFWISLLLSLLFWLPGFVYALIVILE; from the coding sequence ATGAAAAACACTAATTTTTTTGCGGTATTATTATCCGCTATTATTCTCGCTTCATGTGGCACATCTCATGACGTTGTTGACGGAGGTATATTCCAAAAAAGAAAGTATAATAAGGGCTTTCATATTTCAAAGAAGTCTAAAGTATCAACTCCATCTGGGGAGGCCGAAATAGATATCGCCTCTACCTCTGTAGAGAAAGTTGAAATCAAATCTGGTAAAATAATTACTACCCCAATCACAAATGCAGATGTTGCTGTAGAGGATCTTCAAGAAACCACTAATGAACAGACAACAAAAGAGCAGCAAGCAGCTGAAAAAAGTGATCTTAATGATATAAAGTCGTCCAATACGTTTTCTTCGAAAAATGAAGTTTCTAGTAAAGTGAAACCAAGATTTTTGAGAAAAGGTTTTAGAAGTTCTCCTTCTAAGGGTTCAAAACTATCTATCAATCAAGGAAGTAATATTAGTGCAGAAAAAGAAACTGCAGACAATACACTTTTGCTTGTTATAATTGCCTTTTTCATTCCATTCTTAGCGGTTGCTTTATATGATGGAATTACGATTAGGTTTTGGATATCCCTGCTGCTTTCCCTACTATTTTGGTTACCAGGATTTGTCTACGCACTGATCGTCATTCTGGAGTAA
- a CDS encoding GIY-YIG nuclease family protein — protein MPYHIYVIELSKKVFNENYRFRNANPQFNGVLQCLYVGMTSKSPKERFEQHKNGYRNKKGYKLSSYFVEKYGLYLRPSLYNHITPISTREEALKVEKELTLKLRRQKYAVWSN, from the coding sequence ATGCCGTATCACATCTATGTCATAGAACTCTCAAAGAAAGTATTCAACGAAAATTACCGCTTTCGCAACGCAAACCCACAGTTTAACGGAGTTCTTCAGTGTCTTTATGTTGGGATGACCTCTAAATCACCCAAAGAAAGATTTGAGCAGCACAAGAATGGATATAGAAACAAAAAAGGATATAAACTTTCATCTTATTTCGTTGAGAAATATGGGTTGTACTTGCGACCTAGTTTGTATAATCATATTACCCCTATATCAACAAGAGAAGAAGCTCTTAAGGTGGAGAAAGAATTAACTTTAAAATTGCGCAGACAGAAATATGCGGTTTGGTCTAATTAA
- the miaE gene encoding tRNA isopentenyl-2-thiomethyl-A-37 hydroxylase MiaE, with protein sequence MILELHYKTPIEWAEQAYVGIDEFLQDHADSERKVSNLCLSIITKYPDRKEIIEELTQIAVEELLHFKQVYEIMKKRDLTLRSNFKQDAYIKQLMTIVREDTNGRFMDRLILASVAEMRGSERFGLLGEVAKDPEIARFYRNLHLQEMEHIDAFINMAKVYFLDEEVNNRVQEILAKEAEVTEGLPWRPALH encoded by the coding sequence ATGATATTAGAACTCCACTACAAAACGCCAATTGAATGGGCTGAACAAGCCTATGTTGGAATTGATGAATTCTTGCAAGATCATGCCGATTCAGAACGTAAAGTTAGTAACCTGTGCTTATCCATCATCACAAAATATCCTGATAGAAAAGAGATCATTGAGGAGTTAACACAAATAGCTGTTGAAGAACTCTTACATTTTAAGCAAGTATATGAGATCATGAAGAAACGTGATCTTACGTTGAGATCAAATTTTAAGCAAGATGCTTATATAAAACAACTCATGACCATAGTTCGAGAAGATACCAATGGTAGGTTCATGGATCGATTAATCTTGGCCTCTGTTGCTGAAATGCGCGGGAGTGAACGTTTTGGATTGTTGGGTGAAGTGGCAAAGGATCCTGAGATAGCAAGATTTTACAGAAACCTTCATCTTCAGGAAATGGAGCATATTGATGCTTTTATTAACATGGCAAAAGTTTATTTTCTGGATGAAGAAGTGAATAACCGTGTTCAGGAAATATTAGCAAAAGAAGCTGAGGTTACCGAAGGATTGCCTTGGCGTCCAGCTTTGCATTAA
- a CDS encoding SDR family oxidoreductase — protein MSRVALITGGTSGIGRAICNVLHSKGVKVYGTGRRANNGEVLDGYRLVKCDVTKDASVKDAVDYVLEQEGKIDILVNNAGIGIAGAIEDSEIREILNVFNTNVAGVIRMCKAVLPVMRDKGSGYIINISSVGGLMGLPYRGIYSGSKSSVELISEALSMEVMKFGIKVVLVEPGDFKTSINENRRVSDKAMSGVYSEEFEAIHTIINKEVSEGNDPAKIGKLVWKIVNARNPRVRYNTGDFTSKLALVVKRVIPGRWFERMMMSHYNMKQKR, from the coding sequence ATGTCTAGAGTTGCACTAATAACAGGCGGCACTTCTGGAATAGGAAGAGCTATTTGCAATGTTTTACACAGCAAAGGAGTTAAGGTCTATGGAACTGGACGAAGAGCAAACAATGGGGAAGTACTGGATGGGTATAGATTAGTCAAATGCGATGTTACGAAAGATGCTTCCGTAAAAGATGCGGTAGATTATGTGTTAGAGCAGGAAGGTAAGATTGACATATTGGTCAACAATGCAGGAATAGGTATTGCTGGGGCCATTGAAGATTCAGAGATCAGGGAAATTCTAAATGTATTTAACACAAATGTTGCGGGCGTTATCCGTATGTGTAAAGCAGTTCTTCCTGTTATGAGAGATAAAGGCTCTGGGTACATCATCAATATTTCATCAGTAGGTGGTTTAATGGGATTGCCTTACAGAGGCATTTACAGTGGGTCAAAATCCAGCGTAGAGCTGATCAGTGAGGCGTTAAGCATGGAGGTGATGAAATTTGGAATCAAAGTCGTGTTAGTTGAACCCGGTGATTTTAAGACCTCTATTAATGAAAACCGGAGAGTTTCTGATAAGGCCATGAGCGGTGTTTATAGTGAGGAGTTTGAGGCCATTCATACTATTATCAATAAAGAGGTAAGTGAAGGGAACGATCCTGCTAAGATTGGGAAATTGGTTTGGAAAATCGTCAATGCTCGTAACCCAAGAGTTAGATATAATACAGGAGACTTCACATCAAAATTGGCATTGGTCGTTAAAAGGGTAATTCCTGGTAGATGGTTTGAACGTATGATGATGAGTCACTATAATATGAAACAAAAAAGATGA